The following are encoded in a window of Thermoflexus sp. genomic DNA:
- a CDS encoding TM1812 family CRISPR-associated protein, with translation MKALSFLGAIRYQTVTYVWEGLSHTTSLFPEALARIFSPKEVIVFVTKTARDYRPSEAEPAYTETLKQRLEGLIRFEEIPEGRSEAELWEIFNRVSGAVREGETVILDITHAFRSIPMIVFAVASYLRRTKNVNVERIVYGAFEAREP, from the coding sequence ATGAAAGCCCTCAGCTTTCTCGGCGCCATTCGATATCAAACTGTTACTTATGTGTGGGAAGGATTGTCTCACACCACCTCGCTCTTTCCGGAAGCCCTGGCCCGGATCTTTAGCCCCAAGGAGGTCATTGTCTTTGTCACCAAGACGGCAAGGGACTATCGACCTTCCGAGGCAGAACCTGCTTACACGGAAACGTTGAAACAGCGCCTCGAGGGCCTCATACGGTTTGAGGAAATTCCCGAAGGGCGCTCGGAAGCAGAGCTCTGGGAGATCTTCAACCGGGTATCGGGTGCCGTCAGGGAAGGGGAGACGGTGATCCTGGATATCACCCATGCCTTCCGGTCCATTCCCATGATCGTCTTCGCTGTAGCCAGCTATCTGCGGCGGACGAAAAACGTCAACGTCGAGCGCATCGTCTACGGCGCCTTTGAAGCACGAGAGCCT